A single region of the Variovorax paradoxus genome encodes:
- a CDS encoding PAS domain-containing sensor histidine kinase, producing MPLSSPLAVARSAVTASPLSWWRRWWRRQTPVLQDAVAMLAPIAAVLLFLAAIVSAFWYLRTEEVEREQESVRRDVEYAQQRMRLRLLERQEQLMRIARDASNREIDPVEFASRAESLVSQFPELQTVTWIDDRRRFKAGYSAPSVHPAQQHLIGDVLRPGDIESNYALARELRQPVFSQPMAGGDPTAMLQLHIPLFDQGLFAGVVLGEFSIDGLLRYGMPSEVQARYAVSLLDAKGNPIAGNTVSPREGGTRLLPWSERTNEYEVPVSPVGNALVLRAQAYRTSQGVVGNGLFWLVCALSVLTSWMLIGTWRHTRRRQQAQQRLVAETNFRRAMENSMLTGMRVLDLQGRITYVNAAFCAMTGWSEAELVGQTPPFPYWLESDREVMNERLEEELHGRALPGGFQVRVKRKNGSVFNARLYVSPLIDARGHQTGWMTSMTDITEPTRIREQLSASYERFTTVLEALDAAVSVAPIGSEELLFANKLYRLWFGSDTVGHLGMVAQAGVPASNAHDEGLDDVDPYAGLPIDTLTAAQTANNEIFVPHLGKWLEVRSRYLTWVDGRLAQLVIATDITPRRDAEEQAAAQADRAQAASRLITMGEMASSVAHELNQPLTAITNYCNGMMSRIKGQSIDTEALLAALEKTSKQAQRAGQIIQRIRSFVKRSEPNRTPADVATMVSEAVELAGIELRRRNVRLNHYVAARLPVVRVDPILIEQVMVNLLKNAAEAIDIAERPLARRSVELRVLPKVIEGHNAIEFSVQDTGKGLAPEVMDRLYEAFFSTKPEGMGIGLNLCRTIVESHRGRMQAENIYNGPDVIGCRFSFWIPVLDAPSSVASDEAKVPA from the coding sequence ATGCCTCTTTCCTCTCCGCTGGCGGTGGCCCGCAGCGCCGTGACCGCGTCACCTCTTTCCTGGTGGCGCCGCTGGTGGCGCCGGCAAACGCCGGTGCTGCAGGACGCCGTCGCCATGCTCGCGCCCATTGCGGCGGTGCTGCTGTTCCTTGCGGCCATCGTTTCGGCGTTCTGGTATTTGCGCACCGAAGAAGTCGAGCGCGAGCAGGAATCGGTACGGCGGGACGTTGAGTACGCGCAGCAGCGCATGCGCCTGCGCCTGCTGGAGCGCCAGGAACAGCTGATGCGCATTGCGCGCGACGCCTCGAACCGCGAGATCGATCCGGTCGAATTCGCGAGCCGAGCGGAATCGCTGGTGAGCCAGTTCCCTGAACTGCAAACGGTCACCTGGATCGACGACCGCCGCCGTTTCAAGGCCGGTTATTCCGCGCCGAGCGTGCACCCCGCGCAGCAGCACCTCATCGGCGACGTGCTGCGGCCTGGCGATATCGAGAGCAACTACGCGCTGGCGCGCGAACTGCGCCAACCGGTGTTCTCCCAGCCCATGGCGGGCGGCGACCCCACGGCCATGCTGCAGCTGCACATCCCGCTTTTCGACCAGGGCCTGTTCGCGGGCGTGGTGCTGGGCGAGTTTTCGATCGACGGCCTGCTGCGCTACGGCATGCCATCGGAGGTGCAGGCGCGCTATGCGGTGTCGCTGCTCGACGCCAAGGGCAATCCGATTGCGGGCAACACCGTGAGCCCGAGGGAAGGCGGCACGCGCCTGCTGCCCTGGTCCGAAAGAACCAACGAATACGAAGTACCGGTGTCGCCCGTCGGCAATGCGCTGGTGCTGCGGGCCCAGGCCTATCGCACCTCGCAGGGGGTGGTCGGCAACGGCTTGTTCTGGCTGGTTTGCGCGCTCAGCGTGCTCACCAGCTGGATGCTGATCGGTACCTGGCGGCACACCCGGCGGCGCCAGCAGGCGCAGCAGCGGCTGGTTGCCGAAACCAACTTCCGGCGCGCGATGGAAAACTCCATGCTCACCGGCATGCGCGTGCTCGACCTGCAGGGGCGCATCACCTACGTGAACGCCGCTTTCTGCGCAATGACGGGATGGAGCGAAGCCGAACTGGTGGGCCAGACCCCGCCCTTCCCCTACTGGCTGGAATCGGACCGCGAAGTCATGAACGAGCGGCTCGAGGAAGAGCTGCACGGGCGCGCGCTGCCGGGCGGCTTCCAGGTGCGCGTAAAGCGAAAGAACGGCAGCGTGTTCAATGCGCGGCTGTATGTGTCGCCGCTGATCGATGCGCGCGGGCACCAGACGGGCTGGATGACGTCGATGACCGACATCACGGAGCCCACGCGCATCCGCGAGCAGCTGTCGGCTTCGTACGAGCGCTTCACCACGGTGCTGGAGGCGCTGGACGCCGCGGTGTCGGTGGCCCCCATCGGCAGCGAAGAACTGCTGTTCGCGAATAAGCTGTACCGGCTCTGGTTCGGTTCCGACACCGTGGGGCACCTGGGCATGGTGGCGCAGGCGGGTGTGCCGGCCTCCAATGCGCACGACGAGGGCCTGGACGACGTCGACCCCTACGCGGGCCTGCCGATCGACACCCTGACGGCCGCCCAGACCGCCAACAACGAGATCTTCGTGCCGCACCTGGGCAAGTGGCTCGAAGTGCGATCGCGCTATCTCACCTGGGTCGACGGCCGGCTCGCCCAGCTGGTAATTGCCACCGACATCACGCCGCGGCGCGATGCCGAGGAACAGGCCGCCGCGCAGGCCGACCGCGCCCAGGCCGCCAGCCGCCTGATCACGATGGGCGAAATGGCCTCCAGCGTGGCGCACGAGCTCAACCAGCCGCTCACGGCCATCACCAACTACTGCAACGGGATGATGTCCCGCATCAAGGGGCAGTCGATCGACACCGAGGCGCTGCTCGCGGCACTCGAAAAGACCTCGAAGCAGGCGCAGCGCGCGGGCCAGATCATCCAGCGCATCCGCTCCTTCGTAAAACGCAGCGAACCCAACCGCACGCCCGCCGACGTTGCCACCATGGTGAGCGAGGCGGTCGAACTGGCGGGCATCGAGCTGCGGCGGCGCAATGTGCGGCTCAACCACTACGTGGCGGCGCGGCTGCCGGTGGTGCGCGTGGATCCCATCCTGATCGAGCAGGTCATGGTCAATCTGCTGAAGAACGCCGCCGAGGCCATCGACATTGCCGAGCGCCCGCTCGCCCGACGGAGCGTGGAGTTGCGCGTGCTGCCCAAGGTGATCGAAGGCCACAACGCCATCGAGTTCTCGGTGCAGGACACCGGCAAGGGCCTGGCGCCCGAAGTGATGGACCGGCTCTACGAGGCCTTCTTCTCCACCAAGCCCGAAGGCATGGGTATCGGGCTGAATCTGTGCCGCACCATCGTCGAGTCGCACCGCGGACGGATGCAGGCGGAGAACATCTACAATGGCCCGGATGTGATCGGATGCCGCTTTTCCTTCTGGATTCCGGTGTTGGACGCTCCCAGTTCCGTAGCAAGCGACGAGGCAAAGGTACCTGCATGA
- the aceE gene encoding pyruvate dehydrogenase (acetyl-transferring), homodimeric type — protein MSANPENLFGSAANDADAQETREWMDALSSVIQSEGPERAHFLLEQLLEHARQHSIDKPFSANTAYVNTLEPDQEERCPGNLEIEERLRAYMRWNAMAMVVKANRHHPPEGGDLGGHIGSFASLANMFGAGFNHFWHAESENHGGDCLYIQGHVSPGIYARAYLEGRLTEEQLLNFRQEVDGKGLSSYPHPKLMPEFWQFPTVSMGLGPLMAIYQARFLKYLHARGIANTENRKVWVFCGDGEMDEVESMGAIGLAAREKLDNLIFVINCNLQRLDGPVRGNGKIIQELEGEFRGSGWNVIKLIWGSNWDPLLARDKEGALRKIMMETNDGDYQAFKANDGAYVRKHFFGRDPRTLEMVSKMSDDDIWQLRRGGHDSQKVYAAFDAAVKHEGQPTVLLIKTVKGFGMGKIGEGKNNVHQTKKLSDEDIMAFRDRFNIPIPDSKIADLPFYKPADDTPEMKYLHERRKALGGYLPHRRTKADESFTVPSLDTFKSVMEPTAEGREISTTQAYVRFLTQLLRDKALGPRVVPILVDEARTFGMEGLFRQIGIYNPAGQQYTPVDKDQVMYYKEDKAGQILQEGINEAGGMSSWIAAATSYSTNNRIMVPFYVYYSMFGFQRIGDLAWAAGDMQARGFLLGGTSGRTTLNGEGLQHEDGHSHILANTIPNCVSYDPTFAHEVGVILHHGLKRMVEKQDNVYYYLTLLNENYAMPGLQPGTEEQIIKGMYLSKQGPALKAKAPTVQLLGSGTILRESFAAQELLEKDWGVSASVWSCPSFNELTRDGQDADRWNLLHPDQTPRVPFVAEQLAPTAGPVIASTDYMKAYAEQIRPFIPKGRNYKVLGTDGFGRSDFRNKLREHFEINRHYIVVAALKALSEDGTVPVAKVVEAIKKYGINVDKVNPLYA, from the coding sequence ATGTCGGCAAATCCCGAGAACCTGTTCGGCTCGGCCGCGAACGACGCGGACGCCCAGGAGACCCGTGAATGGATGGATGCACTGTCCTCCGTTATTCAGAGCGAGGGGCCTGAGCGGGCTCACTTCCTTCTAGAGCAGTTGCTCGAGCATGCGCGGCAGCACAGCATCGACAAGCCGTTCTCGGCCAACACTGCCTACGTCAACACCCTGGAACCCGATCAGGAAGAGCGTTGCCCCGGCAATCTCGAGATCGAAGAGCGCCTGCGCGCCTACATGCGATGGAACGCCATGGCCATGGTGGTCAAGGCCAACCGCCATCATCCGCCCGAAGGCGGCGACCTGGGCGGCCACATCGGCTCCTTTGCTTCGCTGGCCAACATGTTCGGCGCCGGCTTCAACCATTTCTGGCACGCTGAAAGCGAAAACCACGGCGGCGACTGCCTCTACATCCAGGGCCACGTGTCGCCCGGCATCTATGCCCGCGCCTACCTGGAAGGCCGCCTGACCGAAGAGCAGTTGCTCAACTTCCGCCAGGAAGTCGACGGCAAGGGCCTGTCGAGCTACCCGCATCCGAAGCTGATGCCCGAGTTCTGGCAGTTCCCGACGGTGTCGATGGGCCTCGGCCCGTTGATGGCCATCTACCAGGCCCGCTTCCTCAAGTACTTGCACGCCCGCGGCATTGCCAACACCGAGAACCGCAAGGTATGGGTGTTCTGCGGTGACGGCGAAATGGACGAGGTCGAGTCGATGGGCGCCATCGGCCTAGCGGCACGCGAGAAGCTCGACAACCTGATCTTCGTGATCAACTGCAACCTGCAGCGCCTGGATGGCCCGGTGCGCGGCAACGGCAAGATCATCCAGGAGCTCGAAGGCGAATTCCGCGGTTCGGGCTGGAACGTCATCAAGCTGATCTGGGGCAGCAACTGGGATCCGCTCCTGGCGCGCGACAAGGAAGGTGCGCTGCGCAAGATCATGATGGAAACCAACGACGGCGACTACCAGGCCTTCAAGGCCAACGACGGTGCCTACGTTCGCAAGCATTTCTTCGGACGCGACCCGCGCACGCTCGAAATGGTTTCCAAGATGAGCGACGACGACATCTGGCAGCTGCGCCGCGGCGGCCACGATTCGCAGAAGGTCTACGCCGCGTTCGATGCGGCCGTGAAGCACGAAGGCCAGCCCACGGTGCTCCTGATCAAGACGGTCAAGGGCTTTGGCATGGGCAAGATCGGCGAGGGCAAGAACAACGTGCACCAGACCAAGAAGCTCAGCGACGAGGACATCATGGCCTTCCGCGACCGCTTCAACATTCCGATTCCGGACAGCAAGATCGCCGACCTGCCGTTCTACAAGCCGGCCGACGACACGCCGGAAATGAAGTACCTGCACGAGCGCCGCAAGGCACTGGGCGGCTACTTGCCGCATCGCCGCACCAAGGCCGACGAGAGCTTTACCGTGCCGTCGCTCGACACCTTCAAGTCGGTGATGGAGCCGACCGCCGAAGGCCGCGAGATTTCCACCACGCAGGCTTACGTGCGCTTCCTCACGCAACTGCTGCGCGACAAGGCGCTGGGCCCGCGCGTCGTTCCCATTCTTGTGGACGAAGCGCGCACCTTCGGCATGGAAGGGTTGTTCCGCCAGATCGGCATCTACAACCCCGCAGGCCAGCAGTACACCCCGGTCGACAAGGATCAGGTCATGTACTACAAGGAAGACAAGGCCGGTCAGATCCTGCAGGAAGGCATCAACGAAGCAGGCGGCATGTCGAGCTGGATTGCTGCGGCCACCTCGTACAGCACCAACAACCGCATCATGGTGCCGTTCTACGTGTACTACTCCATGTTCGGTTTCCAGCGCATCGGCGACCTGGCCTGGGCGGCGGGCGACATGCAGGCGCGCGGCTTCCTGCTTGGCGGCACCTCGGGGCGCACCACGCTCAACGGCGAAGGCCTGCAGCACGAAGACGGCCACAGCCATATCCTGGCCAACACCATTCCCAACTGCGTGAGCTACGACCCGACCTTTGCGCACGAAGTGGGCGTGATCCTGCACCACGGCCTGAAGCGCATGGTCGAGAAGCAGGACAACGTCTACTACTACCTGACACTGCTTAATGAGAACTACGCGATGCCCGGCCTGCAGCCCGGCACCGAAGAGCAGATCATCAAGGGCATGTACCTGTCGAAGCAGGGCCCCGCACTCAAGGCCAAGGCACCCACGGTGCAACTGCTGGGCAGCGGCACCATCCTGCGTGAAAGCTTTGCCGCGCAAGAGCTGCTCGAAAAGGATTGGGGCGTGTCCGCCTCGGTGTGGAGCTGCCCGAGCTTCAACGAGCTGACGCGCGACGGCCAGGACGCCGACCGCTGGAACCTGCTGCATCCGGACCAGACGCCGCGCGTGCCTTTCGTGGCCGAGCAACTCGCGCCTACCGCCGGCCCGGTGATCGCGTCGACCGACTACATGAAGGCCTACGCGGAGCAGATCCGTCCCTTCATTCCGAAGGGCCGCAATTACAAGGTGCTGGGCACCGACGGCTTCGGCCGCAGCGACTTCCGCAACAAGCTGCGCGAGCACTTCGAGATCAACCGCCATTACATCGTGGTGGCCGCGCTCAAGGCGTTGAGCGAAGATGGCACCGTGCCCGTAGCCAAGGTGGTGGAAGCGATCAAGAAGTACGGCATCAATGTCGACAAGGTCAACCCGCTTTACGCCTGA
- a CDS encoding MFS transporter gives MTTVVAVRKGGQVTMAADSLVTFGDTRLSHRAEANQKIFTIDDAAGQSLFAVAGAAAHFLVLQHALAAQPREALLFGSKHEIFRTFTLLHPVLKDSFFMQTKEDEHEPYESSQFTMLMANQSGIYGIYSYREVFEFKQFWAIGSGRSFALGAMHAAYDMKSRTSRDVAEAGIAAACEFDRNSAPPVDVLTLKLKVSK, from the coding sequence ATGACCACCGTAGTGGCCGTCCGCAAAGGCGGCCAGGTCACGATGGCGGCGGATTCCCTGGTGACCTTCGGCGACACGCGGCTTTCGCACCGCGCCGAGGCGAACCAGAAGATCTTCACCATCGACGATGCGGCGGGGCAGAGCCTCTTTGCCGTGGCCGGGGCCGCCGCGCACTTTCTGGTGCTGCAGCATGCATTGGCCGCGCAGCCGCGCGAGGCGTTGCTGTTCGGCAGCAAGCACGAGATCTTCCGCACCTTCACGCTGCTGCACCCGGTGCTGAAAGACTCGTTCTTCATGCAGACCAAGGAAGACGAGCATGAGCCCTACGAGTCGAGCCAGTTCACGATGCTGATGGCCAACCAGAGCGGCATCTACGGCATCTACAGCTACCGCGAGGTGTTCGAGTTCAAGCAGTTCTGGGCCATTGGCTCGGGGCGCAGCTTTGCACTTGGCGCCATGCACGCGGCGTACGACATGAAGTCGCGCACCTCGCGCGACGTGGCGGAGGCGGGGATTGCCGCCGCCTGCGAATTCGATCGCAATTCGGCCCCACCGGTCGACGTTCTCACACTCAAACTGAAAGTGTCCAAATGA
- the aceF gene encoding dihydrolipoyllysine-residue acetyltransferase → MAAVEVKVPDIGDFDEVAVIEVLVKVGDTVKAEQSLITVESDKASMEIPSSTAGVVKEIKVEVGGKVKEGSVVLVLEAEGAAAAPAPAAAPAPAAAAPAPAAAAPAPAATPAASGPIEIKVPDIGDFKDVAVIELLVKPGDTIAADQSLITVESDKASMEIPSSAAGVLKELKVKVGDTVNIGDLIAVLEGAAGAAAPAPAQAAAAAPAAATATAPAPVAAPPAAAATPSAAAAPHEPTVAPTGKLPHASPSVRKFARELGVPLEEVKGSGPKGRITQEDVQSFTKAVMSGQASTKASAAKAPAGGGGADGAALGLIPWPKVDFAKFGAVERKDLSRIKKLSGANLHRNWVMIPHVTNNDEADITELEAFRVSTNKENEKSGIKVTMLAFVIKAVVAALKKFPDFNASLDGDQLVYKQYYNIGFAADTPNGLVVPVLKDADKKGILQISAEMGELAKKARDGKLGSADMQGGCFSISSLGGIGGTHFTPIINAPEVAILGLSKGQMKPVWDGKQFVPRLTLPLSLSYDHRVIDGALAARFNAYLGQVLADYRRILL, encoded by the coding sequence ATGGCAGCAGTGGAAGTGAAGGTGCCGGACATCGGCGATTTCGATGAAGTCGCGGTGATCGAGGTGCTTGTGAAGGTGGGCGACACGGTCAAGGCCGAGCAGTCGCTCATCACCGTCGAATCGGACAAGGCCTCGATGGAAATTCCGTCGTCGACCGCCGGTGTGGTGAAGGAAATCAAGGTCGAAGTCGGCGGCAAGGTGAAAGAGGGCTCAGTGGTCCTCGTGCTCGAGGCGGAAGGGGCTGCCGCGGCACCGGCGCCTGCAGCGGCTCCGGCTCCTGCGGCCGCCGCCCCGGCGCCCGCAGCCGCGGCCCCCGCACCGGCAGCAACGCCGGCGGCTTCCGGACCCATCGAGATCAAGGTGCCCGACATCGGCGATTTCAAGGATGTCGCGGTCATCGAGTTGCTGGTGAAACCCGGCGACACGATCGCGGCCGACCAGTCGCTGATCACTGTCGAATCGGACAAGGCTTCGATGGAAATTCCGTCGTCGGCGGCGGGCGTGCTCAAGGAGCTCAAGGTCAAGGTGGGCGATACGGTCAACATCGGCGACCTGATTGCCGTGCTTGAAGGCGCAGCAGGTGCTGCGGCGCCTGCGCCTGCGCAGGCTGCTGCAGCCGCGCCGGCAGCTGCGACCGCCACTGCGCCAGCTCCGGTTGCCGCTCCGCCGGCGGCCGCTGCAACTCCGTCGGCTGCTGCCGCACCGCACGAACCCACAGTTGCACCCACCGGCAAGCTGCCGCATGCGTCCCCCTCGGTGCGCAAGTTCGCCCGCGAACTCGGCGTGCCACTCGAAGAAGTCAAGGGTTCCGGTCCCAAGGGCCGCATCACTCAGGAAGACGTCCAGAGCTTCACCAAGGCCGTAATGAGCGGCCAAGCGAGCACCAAGGCATCCGCAGCCAAGGCGCCAGCCGGCGGTGGCGGCGCAGATGGTGCGGCATTGGGCCTCATTCCCTGGCCGAAGGTCGACTTCGCGAAATTCGGCGCGGTCGAGCGCAAGGACCTGTCGCGCATCAAGAAGCTCAGCGGTGCCAACCTGCACCGCAACTGGGTGATGATCCCGCACGTCACCAACAACGACGAAGCCGACATCACCGAGCTGGAGGCCTTCCGCGTCTCCACCAACAAGGAAAACGAAAAGTCTGGCATCAAGGTCACGATGCTGGCCTTCGTGATCAAGGCGGTGGTTGCGGCGCTCAAGAAGTTTCCTGACTTCAACGCCAGCCTCGACGGCGACCAGCTCGTCTACAAGCAGTACTACAACATCGGCTTTGCGGCCGACACGCCCAACGGGCTCGTGGTGCCGGTGCTGAAGGACGCGGACAAGAAGGGCATCCTGCAGATCAGCGCGGAGATGGGCGAACTCGCTAAGAAAGCGCGCGACGGCAAGCTCGGCTCGGCCGACATGCAGGGCGGCTGCTTCTCGATCAGCTCCCTCGGCGGCATCGGCGGCACGCATTTCACGCCCATCATCAACGCCCCCGAAGTGGCCATCCTCGGCCTCTCCAAGGGCCAGATGAAGCCGGTGTGGGACGGCAAGCAGTTTGTGCCGCGCCTGACGCTGCCGCTGTCGCTGTCCTACGACCACCGCGTGATCGATGGTGCCCTGGCTGCGCGCTTCAACGCCTACCTGGGCCAGGTGCTCGCGGATTACCGTCGAATCCTGTTATGA
- the lpdA gene encoding dihydrolipoyl dehydrogenase — MSEQQIKVPDIGDFDEVAVIEVLVNVGDTVKAEQSLITVESDKASMEIPSSAAGVVKSLAVKVGDKVKEGSVVLTLEVDGAAAPAPAAAAPAPAAAAPAPKAAPAPAPAAAPVASTYGGKVDVECDVVVLGAGPGGYSAAFRAADLGLKVVLIERYATLGGVCLNVGCIPSKALLHVASVMDEVKHFADLGVSFAAPTVDRAKLLGHKNKVVGKLTGGLTAMAKMRKVTVLRGVGNFIDPYHLEVDETSGTSWDTTGKKQTVKFRNAIIAAGSQAVSLPFMPKNDPRVVDSTGALEMGTDPKRMLILGGGIIGLEMGTVYSTLGARLDVVEMLDGLMQGADRDLVKVWQKMNAPRFDNIMLKTKTVGAEATKEGIKVTFEGENAPKEPQVYDLVLQAVGRSPNGKKIGAEKAGVTVSDRGFIPVDIQMRTNVPHIFAIGDIVGQPMLAHKAVHEAHVAAEVIAGEQKGDKELSSAAFNARVIPSVAYTDPEVAWVGLTEDQAKAEGIKIKKGHFPWSASGRAIANGRDEGFTKLLFDAETHRILGGGIVGTHAGDMLGEIALAIEMGADEIDIGKTIHPHPTLGESIGMAAEVAHGTCTDLPPAKKA, encoded by the coding sequence ATGAGCGAACAACAAATCAAGGTGCCGGACATCGGCGACTTCGACGAAGTCGCGGTCATCGAGGTGCTGGTCAACGTCGGCGACACGGTCAAGGCCGAGCAGTCGCTGATCACGGTCGAATCGGACAAGGCCTCGATGGAAATTCCATCGTCGGCTGCCGGCGTGGTGAAGTCGCTCGCAGTCAAGGTGGGTGACAAGGTCAAGGAAGGCTCCGTGGTGTTGACGCTGGAGGTGGACGGTGCCGCAGCGCCCGCGCCCGCAGCAGCGGCCCCAGCGCCAGCCGCTGCGGCGCCCGCGCCCAAGGCGGCTCCTGCGCCCGCGCCGGCCGCAGCGCCCGTTGCTTCCACCTACGGCGGCAAGGTCGATGTCGAGTGCGACGTCGTCGTGCTCGGCGCCGGCCCTGGCGGGTACTCGGCCGCATTCCGCGCTGCCGATCTCGGCTTGAAGGTGGTGCTGATCGAGCGCTACGCCACGCTTGGGGGCGTTTGCCTCAACGTGGGCTGCATTCCGTCGAAGGCGCTGCTGCACGTGGCGTCGGTCATGGACGAGGTCAAGCACTTTGCCGACCTGGGCGTGAGCTTTGCAGCCCCCACGGTCGACCGCGCCAAGCTGCTCGGCCACAAGAACAAGGTGGTGGGCAAGCTCACCGGCGGCCTCACGGCCATGGCCAAGATGCGCAAGGTGACGGTGCTGCGCGGCGTCGGCAACTTCATCGACCCCTACCACCTGGAAGTGGACGAGACGTCCGGCACCAGCTGGGACACCACCGGCAAGAAGCAGACCGTCAAGTTCCGCAACGCGATCATTGCGGCCGGGTCGCAGGCCGTGAGCCTGCCGTTCATGCCGAAGAACGATCCGCGCGTGGTCGACTCCACCGGCGCGCTCGAGATGGGCACCGATCCCAAGCGCATGCTGATCCTCGGCGGCGGCATCATCGGTCTGGAGATGGGCACGGTGTATTCCACGCTGGGCGCGCGCCTCGACGTGGTCGAAATGCTCGACGGCCTGATGCAGGGCGCCGACCGCGACCTGGTCAAGGTGTGGCAGAAGATGAACGCGCCGCGCTTCGACAACATCATGCTCAAGACCAAGACGGTCGGCGCCGAAGCCACGAAGGAGGGCATCAAGGTCACCTTCGAGGGCGAGAACGCGCCGAAGGAGCCGCAGGTGTACGACCTGGTGCTGCAGGCCGTTGGCCGCAGCCCGAACGGCAAGAAGATCGGGGCAGAGAAAGCCGGCGTGACGGTGAGCGACCGCGGCTTCATTCCGGTCGACATCCAGATGCGCACCAACGTGCCTCATATCTTCGCCATCGGCGACATCGTGGGCCAGCCCATGCTGGCGCACAAGGCGGTGCATGAAGCACACGTGGCGGCCGAGGTGATTGCCGGCGAGCAGAAGGGCGACAAGGAGCTTTCGAGCGCCGCCTTCAACGCCCGGGTGATCCCGAGCGTGGCCTACACCGACCCCGAGGTGGCATGGGTCGGCCTCACCGAAGACCAGGCCAAGGCGGAAGGCATCAAGATCAAGAAGGGCCACTTCCCGTGGAGCGCTTCGGGCCGTGCCATTGCCAACGGCCGCGACGAAGGCTTCACCAAGCTGCTGTTCGACGCCGAGACGCACCGCATTCTCGGCGGCGGCATCGTCGGCACGCACGCGGGTGACATGCTCGGCGAGATCGCGCTGGCCATTGAAATGGGCGCCGACGAGATCGACATCGGCAAGACCATTCACCCCCACCCGACGCTGGGCGAAAGCATCGGCATGGCGGCCGAAGTGGCGCACGGTACCTGTACTGACCTGCCGCCGGCAAAGAAGGCCTGA
- a CDS encoding C40 family peptidase has product MRFFVLPASLLFAVAVQAAPQQDRTDDELARLLADKGLIGQLQQVRQTVTERTSDLVVTAIGFLGVPYRRGGNTAESGFDCSGFVRAMYNQTVGHLLPRRAEEQAAATEKIDRSQLKPGDLVFFNTMRRAFSHVGIYVGEGKFIHSPRTGAQVRVEDMNGSYWSRRFDGARRVLGGAPNDEVKTAATAATRSGD; this is encoded by the coding sequence ATGCGTTTTTTCGTCCTACCCGCTTCCCTCCTGTTTGCCGTCGCCGTCCAGGCCGCTCCTCAACAGGACCGAACCGATGACGAACTGGCCCGCCTCCTTGCCGACAAGGGCTTGATCGGGCAACTCCAGCAGGTTCGCCAAACAGTCACAGAACGGACTTCCGACCTGGTAGTGACCGCCATCGGCTTCCTTGGCGTTCCCTATCGCCGCGGCGGCAATACGGCGGAGTCGGGCTTCGATTGCAGCGGCTTCGTTCGTGCCATGTACAACCAGACGGTCGGCCATTTGCTGCCCCGCCGTGCCGAGGAACAAGCGGCGGCCACGGAAAAAATCGACCGCAGCCAACTCAAGCCGGGCGATCTCGTTTTCTTCAACACCATGCGCCGCGCCTTCAGCCATGTCGGCATCTATGTCGGTGAAGGCAAGTTCATCCATTCGCCGCGCACCGGCGCCCAAGTGCGGGTGGAAGACATGAACGGCAGCTACTGGAGCCGCCGCTTCGACGGAGCCCGCCGCGTGCTGGGCGGCGCGCCCAACGACGAGGTCAAGACCGCGGCCACAGCCGCAACCCGTTCCGGCGACTGA